A region of Rhodanobacteraceae bacterium DNA encodes the following proteins:
- a CDS encoding PHA synthase subunit, whose amino-acid sequence MAKGQDQTRVQDDWQKLSKQYWNAWNDATRKAFGTPPEAVDADKTPWHEGLEQWSRMFDAGKARDAQSEVVERLLAGARSYFSLLQTLAEKGGNGNADPQAWRDAVRNAFNFPGADAALIDNPLARALRELAGQGAKGFEQMMENLQPAMREMRALLDLPAFGYAREHQEHYQRMAKAWLDCQHETNRYNALIARASKRAFEVFEDKLAEHGEPGRQIDSARGLYDLWVDAAEDAYAEVALSDEFREVYGALVNAQMRVRQNMQREVERIATDLGMPTRTEIDSMGKRLHALHRDAKNHAETLPDLVAEVAALRAEVERLKAGAAKPAAGAPRKAARKAPGKSRKTAAKE is encoded by the coding sequence ATGGCCAAGGGCCAAGACCAGACGCGCGTGCAGGACGATTGGCAAAAGCTGTCGAAGCAGTACTGGAACGCGTGGAACGACGCCACGCGCAAGGCGTTCGGCACGCCGCCGGAAGCCGTGGACGCCGACAAGACGCCGTGGCACGAAGGGCTGGAGCAATGGTCGCGGATGTTCGACGCGGGCAAGGCGCGTGATGCCCAGAGCGAAGTTGTCGAACGCCTGCTGGCCGGTGCGCGCAGCTATTTCTCGCTGTTGCAGACGCTGGCCGAAAAAGGCGGCAACGGCAACGCCGATCCGCAGGCCTGGCGCGACGCGGTGCGCAACGCCTTCAACTTTCCGGGCGCCGACGCGGCGCTGATCGATAACCCGCTGGCGCGCGCGCTGCGCGAACTGGCGGGGCAGGGCGCGAAAGGCTTCGAGCAGATGATGGAAAACCTGCAGCCGGCGATGCGCGAGATGCGCGCGCTGCTGGACCTGCCCGCGTTCGGTTACGCGCGCGAGCATCAGGAGCATTACCAGCGCATGGCGAAGGCGTGGCTGGATTGCCAGCACGAGACCAACCGCTACAACGCGCTGATCGCGCGTGCGAGCAAGCGCGCGTTCGAGGTGTTCGAGGACAAGCTGGCCGAACACGGCGAGCCGGGACGCCAGATCGATTCGGCGCGCGGGCTGTACGACCTGTGGGTCGATGCCGCCGAGGATGCCTACGCCGAAGTCGCGCTGTCGGACGAGTTCCGCGAAGTGTATGGCGCGCTGGTGAACGCGCAGATGCGCGTGCGCCAGAACATGCAGCGAGAGGTCGAGCGCATCGCGACCGATCTCGGGATGCCGACGCGCACCGAGATCGACAGCATGGGCAAGCGCCTGCATGCGCTGCACCGCGATGCCAAGAACCACGCCGAGACGCTGCCCGATCTCGTCGCCGAAGTCGCCGCACTGCGCGCTGAGGTCGAGCGCCTCAAGGCTGGCGCCGCCAAGCCCGCGGCCGGTGCGCCGCGCAAGGCCGCCCGCAAGGCGCCCGGCAAGTCACGCAAGACGGCCGCCAAGGAGTAA
- a CDS encoding Polyhydroxyalkanoic acid synthase translates to MEPIRIDPKRALDEALRAQQKLAASFKTLREVEDVDYGATDKEAIYREDKVVVYRYKGKGKPTAKAPILICYALVNRPYMVDLQDDRSLVKNLLALGEDVYIIDWGYPDGADRWLTLDDYINGYIRRCVDAVAKHAGVKKINLLGICQGGAFSLCFTALHQDKLQNLITMVTPVDFHTKENMLSHWTRGMDVDLFVDTLGNVPADLMNWCYLTLKPVRLNQQKYVAMLDILDDKVELENFLRMEKWIFDSPDQAGEAFRQFIKDFYQGNKLIKGGLKIGGQDVSLKAITIPVLNIFAEQDHLVPPSASRPLGDYIGTKDYTQLAFKGGHIGIYVSGRAQREVPPAIHEWLVKRTK, encoded by the coding sequence ATGGAACCCATCCGCATCGATCCCAAGCGCGCGCTGGACGAAGCTCTGCGCGCCCAGCAGAAACTCGCGGCAAGCTTCAAGACGCTGCGTGAAGTGGAAGACGTCGATTACGGCGCGACCGACAAGGAAGCGATCTACCGCGAAGACAAGGTCGTCGTCTATCGCTACAAGGGCAAGGGCAAGCCGACCGCCAAGGCGCCGATCCTGATCTGCTACGCGCTGGTCAACCGTCCGTACATGGTCGATTTGCAGGACGACCGCTCGCTGGTCAAGAACCTGTTGGCGCTGGGCGAAGACGTTTACATCATCGACTGGGGTTATCCCGACGGCGCCGACCGCTGGCTGACGCTGGACGACTACATCAACGGTTACATCCGCCGCTGCGTGGATGCGGTGGCGAAGCACGCAGGCGTCAAGAAGATCAACCTGCTCGGCATCTGCCAGGGCGGCGCATTCTCGTTGTGCTTCACCGCGCTGCACCAGGACAAGCTGCAGAACCTGATCACGATGGTGACGCCGGTCGACTTCCACACCAAGGAAAACATGCTGTCGCACTGGACCCGCGGCATGGACGTTGACCTGTTCGTGGACACGCTGGGCAACGTGCCGGCCGACCTGATGAACTGGTGCTACCTCACGCTGAAGCCGGTGCGCCTGAACCAGCAGAAATACGTCGCGATGCTGGACATCCTGGACGACAAGGTGGAACTCGAAAACTTCCTGCGCATGGAAAAGTGGATCTTCGATTCGCCCGACCAGGCCGGCGAGGCGTTCCGCCAGTTCATCAAGGATTTCTACCAGGGCAACAAGCTCATCAAGGGTGGCCTCAAGATCGGCGGCCAGGACGTGAGCCTCAAGGCCATCACGATCCCGGTGCTCAACATCTTCGCCGAGCAGGATCACCTGGTGCCGCCGTCGGCGTCGCGCCCGCTGGGCGACTACATCGGCACCAAGGATTACACCCAGCTCGCATTCAAGGGCGGCCACATCGGCATCTACGTGTCCGGCCGCGCGCAGCGCGAGGTGCCGCCAGCCATTCACGAGTGGCTGGTCAAGCGCACGAAGTAG
- a CDS encoding Putative stress-responsive transcriptional regulator, giving the protein MWIDQKFPRILGMNAARPLRRSRSNRMIAGVVGGLADHFGLNPTLARIIYVLVSIFSAAFPGILVYILLWILIPQED; this is encoded by the coding sequence ATGTGGATTGATCAGAAATTCCCTAGAATCCTTGGCATGAACGCAGCACGCCCCCTGCGCCGCTCGCGCAGCAACCGCATGATCGCCGGCGTGGTCGGCGGTCTCGCCGATCATTTCGGACTCAACCCGACGCTGGCCCGGATCATCTACGTGCTGGTGTCGATCTTCTCCGCCGCCTTTCCGGGCATCCTCGTTTACATCCTCCTGTGGATCCTGATTCCGCAGGAAGATTGA